The Cydia pomonella isolate Wapato2018A chromosome 17, ilCydPomo1, whole genome shotgun sequence genome includes a window with the following:
- the LOC133526812 gene encoding uncharacterized protein LOC133526812 encodes MSPYCQIVPWFDSKEWFEVYEKIYSSPSLKSKQEALEILLVWKARCPSLPAGIESTLGLLEVHIQDSTQGNEKLLRLAYATAMMRFVNHMLDAEIAKGTSLHHAAKVSDVPDWIIDLRHDTAHNNVLPSIEIFREASLIGLEWLNNNYWSKHREYIKDFVSGHTEINSTDENKISILINFCTILSICASPSCKIKNVSDITDNDMREAIINDARDLFANNMDFSNLKTVSIASLVNTLNINAKRLLKSRNTTALVNKALTSEDSLFLSSDLLHYLCETDFYVKGKLSFQYVQCFEVLLTFLQTNDLLMDFVQDLIKFTNEENDSEIRKLAALWVSEILQALKKSVLFSEKIKGSDPDQTRNKKRKELKLLYKHWFPNEKQSGLLLDLHKGVPSEWMDIKFIQPIISAYNPYLIYFIKPLLDLVDPSVPKINIEKICKLAKIISTPESGFAHSTKVYTIEDLQSSQTSRVVAQDPDSDCMEICEEEILDNTTVREEEFQTGIWQRASSNYNWSLCPVGILPWQIRTKQ; translated from the exons ATGAGTCCGTATTGTCAAATTGTACCCTGGTTTGATAGTAAGGAGTGGTTTGAGGTGTATGAAAAGATTTATTCTTCGCCCTCGTTAAAAAGTAAACAAGAAGCACttgaaatattattagtgtggAAAGCTAGATGTCCCTCTCTTCCGGCTGGCATCGAGTCTACCCTAGGTCTACTGGAAGTTCACATTCAGGATTCTACACAAGGAAATGAAAAATTGCTTCGCTTGGCATATGCCACAGCAATGATGCGGTTTGTGAATCACATGCTTGATGCAGAAATAGCCAAAGGGACGAGTTTACATCATGCGGCCAAAGTTTCTGATGTTCCAGATTGGATCATAGATTTGAGACATGACACTGCACATAATAATGTTCTACCATCAATTGAGATATTCAGAGAAGCATCATTAATAGGCCTAGAATggttaaacaataattattggTCAAAACATAGAGAATATATAAAAGATTTCGTATCTGGCCATACGGAAATAAATAGTAcagatgaaaataaaatatcaattctaATTAATTTCTGTACCATACTGAGCATATGTGCGAGCCCCAGTTGTAAAATAAAGAATGTAAGCGACATTACTGACAACGATATGAGGGAAGCAATAATAAATGATGCAAGGGATTTATTTGCTAATAATATGGACTTTTCCAACCTCAAAACCGTATCTATTGCATCTTTAGTCAACACTCTAAATATCAATGCTAAGAGGCTGCTAAAATCTAGAAATACAACTGCTTTAGTAAACAAAGCTTTGACTAGTGAGGATTCACTATTCCTTTCTTCGGACCTGTTACATTATTTGTGTGAAACTGATTTTTATGTCAAAGGCAAGCTCAGTTTTCAGTATGTTCAGTGTTTTGAAGTATTGCTCACATTCTTACAAACAAATGATTTGCTGATGGACTTTGTAcaagatttaattaaatttactaaTGAAGAAAATGACAGTGAAATACGCAAGCTTGCTGCTCTGTGGGTTTCAGAAATATTGCAAGCACTGAAAAAATCTGTGTTATTCAGTGAGAAAATAAAAGG ATCCGATCCTGATCAAACCAGAAATAAGAAGAGGAAAGAGTTGAAACTCTTATATAAACATTGGTTCCCGAATGAGAAACAAAGTGGACTGTTGTTGGACCTCCATAAAGGTGTTCCTAGCGAATGGATGGATATAAAATTCATTCAACCTATCATATCAGCATACAACCCATACCTGATTTACTTTATAAAACCCCTACTTGATTTGGTTGACCCCAGTGTtcccaaaataaatattgaaaaaatttgtAAGTTAGCTAAAATAATCTCAACTCCAGAGTCTGGTTTTGCACATTCAACTAAAGTATACACCATTGAAGACTTGCAATCAAGTCAAACTAGCAGAGTAGTAGCTCAGGATCCAGACTCTGACTGTATGGAAATATGTGAGGAAGAGATATTGGATAATACAACAGTTCGTGAAGAAGAATTTCAAACAGGTATTTGGCAAAGAGCTTCCTCAAATTACAATTGGTCCCTATGTCCTGTTGGAATTTTGCCTTGGCAAATACGTACTAAACAATAG